Within the Opitutaceae bacterium genome, the region TCGTCTCGGGCTTTTGACCGTGAGCCGCGGGGTTGAGATCCGACGAGAACACGCATATCCCACATAGGTGGAAATGAGGGCTAGTGTACCGGCCAGGTTCTCGAACGCGACCAACTCCGTGAGCTGTTCTGCATCCAATGGCAGCACCGAGTGCTCATCCAATCCAAAGATCCAGAGCGGTGCCGCTCTCGGGAGGTTTCGCACCATGCCAAAGAACACCGTGGAGAAGATGAGCGGGTGGAGCCATCCGCCCTCGTTTCCGGTGTATTTGATCAAGGGGTAGGCGAGGGCGCACAGGTACAATGCCGTCGAGAACGCAAGGTACGGCATTGCCGCGTTTCCGGGCGTGTTCAGCAGTGCTCCCACTACGCAAACCGACCCGAAGAGGAGCAACAGTCCGATCAACCATCGCCTGACGACGGCCGTTTGCCTGACAAACGGAGCCTCCACCGAGGTGGGAGGGCGAGGCGTTCGCCTGGCGGCTTGAGGAAGGAGGCCCGGTGAGTGCAAGGGGCGAGAGTATTGCCCTTTCGTGACGGAAGAGGTTCAGGCAGGTTACGCTTTGCACACATCTTTCCGTTGCATTGCGGTTACGCGCCTGTGACGCGCAGGGTAATTCGACGAGGCAACGGGCGGCTGCAGCAAATTTCGCTCGAAGCGATTGGCGGGGGGTCCTTTCCTGCGGTTCATTCATGTCCGATTCCCTCATTATCCAGCCAGATGCGAAGCGTGCCGAAGCTGGCTCGGGTGACACCGTGGGGTGGAAACGGTTTCTCAGCGGCGCCGGTGCGATGCAACTGAACAAGCTCGCCAATGCGGGTATCTCCGCCCTCCAATTGGCCCTGATAGCCAGATTCCTGACACCTCACGACTACGGCATCTACGGAGTGGCTTTTAGCACGCTGGTGACAATCCAGAGCGTACTGGATGTCAGGTGCACGGAGCTCGTGATCAAGTATTTCTTCGAGATACGGGACCGCAGGGGTGAACGAGCCGCCAATGCGTTCCTGTTCCTTGGTTCTGTCGTTGAGGCGGGATTGGCCATTGGTGTGGCCTCATGCCTGATGGCGTTTTCTGTGCCTTTCGCAAGTCTGCTCCTTGAGGACAGGGCTCAGTACAGTCTCTTCGTTGTGACGGCTCTAGTGCCGCTGAGCAACATTGGCAGTGGAATCAGCGGGGCCCTGATTTCATTGGATCGCTCTTACGGGAAGCTGGCAGTTTCTGACACGCTAGCGACGGGGATCGGTTTCCTGATCCTTGCCTGCGTGATAACGGTGTACCCAAGTCCGATGACAGTCCTCGTTCTTTCGTTTGTCTCACAACTGCTTAGGACAGTCGTGCGCTGGTACCTCCTCTGGCGGTCGAAATCCCCGGCTTTGATCCGCTTGAAGCAAGGTTGGTGGGATTGGCAAGGGATTGTGCT harbors:
- a CDS encoding lipopolysaccharide biosynthesis protein; translated protein: MSDSLIIQPDAKRAEAGSGDTVGWKRFLSGAGAMQLNKLANAGISALQLALIARFLTPHDYGIYGVAFSTLVTIQSVLDVRCTELVIKYFFEIRDRRGERAANAFLFLGSVVEAGLAIGVASCLMAFSVPFASLLLEDRAQYSLFVVTALVPLSNIGSGISGALISLDRSYGKLAVSDTLATGIGFLILACVITVYPSPMTVLVLSFVSQLLRTVVRWYLLWRSKSPALIRLKQGWWDWQGIVLLAPEKKLMLRNAWRNNTFSILKVLQGTIPTLLMARMQSPAEAAAFFLGQRVASRLGVLVAPITDVAFRESAEGRLGRGSGETAKQLAKVTFIVAAFVAPALLLFCVFGQWSVPFIFGESYRPDVDVVRWVVGTVSLALLMNPLGSLLILEDRVQWLNAGFFCGFVAQVFLLLLLVPDHGALGASWSLAAFYSVVMAAHVFAGLKLFKGARP